A part of Haladaptatus sp. R4 genomic DNA contains:
- a CDS encoding helix-turn-helix domain-containing protein, translating into MSKYSVCLLERYDGKDPHSIVCQSATVGNGSTATVTLNGSNATETGKRTLYFRLRPTFGSDVPIIDSRTINQTVITKGGDYDQDGLTNEFEADKIQKKDWPADALNDSDIDSDGLNDGEEVNKWGTNPVSKDSDNDSILDGKEILSGTNPNKADSDGDGVNDAKDPEPMNPNVARSTTQPSKTTTATKDQQSSGLSGIQLLLVGVVGIGIFGAAALLWRVGRDDPDPPTPVPESGTTSIPVTKSEESDTDGDEDILTDEGQVLKLLRNNRDRMKQVDIVEETGWSKSKVSRLLSRMEERGDINRLRVGRGNIVYLEGAKPNGARSPHEEDSYS; encoded by the coding sequence GTGTCGAAGTATTCGGTCTGCCTACTGGAAAGGTACGACGGCAAGGACCCCCACAGCATCGTCTGTCAAAGTGCGACCGTCGGAAACGGTTCGACCGCGACCGTCACACTCAACGGCTCTAACGCGACCGAAACCGGAAAGCGGACGCTCTATTTCCGACTGAGACCCACGTTCGGAAGCGACGTTCCGATCATCGACAGTCGAACGATCAACCAGACGGTCATCACGAAAGGGGGAGACTACGACCAAGACGGTCTGACGAACGAGTTCGAGGCCGACAAAATACAGAAGAAGGATTGGCCGGCTGATGCCCTCAACGATTCGGACATAGACAGCGACGGACTCAACGACGGGGAGGAAGTCAACAAATGGGGAACGAACCCAGTCAGCAAGGACAGCGATAATGACAGTATACTCGACGGAAAGGAGATACTCAGCGGAACGAACCCGAACAAGGCGGATAGCGATGGGGACGGCGTCAACGATGCAAAGGACCCCGAACCGATGAACCCGAACGTTGCGAGATCGACTACACAACCGTCGAAAACGACGACGGCTACGAAAGACCAGCAATCGAGCGGTCTTTCGGGAATACAACTCCTGCTCGTCGGTGTCGTCGGTATCGGTATTTTCGGCGCTGCAGCCCTGCTCTGGCGGGTCGGTCGCGACGACCCCGATCCACCGACACCGGTCCCCGAATCGGGAACCACCTCGATACCGGTAACGAAATCAGAGGAGAGCGACACCGACGGTGACGAGGACATCCTCACCGACGAAGGTCAAGTGTTGAAACTCCTGCGCAATAATCGAGATCGGATGAAACAGGTGGATATCGTCGAGGAAACCGGGTGGTCGAAGTCGAAGGTAAGCAGACTGCTCTCCAGAATGGAAGAACGGGGTGACATCAATCGATTGCGCGTCGGTCGTGGTAACATTGTATACCTCGAAGGCGCGAAACCTAACGGTGCTCGGTCGCCACATGAAGAAGATTCGTATAGCTAG
- a CDS encoding glycosyltransferase family 2 protein, producing the protein MPPTVSVIVPTYNRAHSLPRTVESVLSQTLEDLELIIVDDASDDDTASVVDSYDDDRIRFFEHDENQGASAARNTGIEHAEGEYMAFLDSDDVWLPTKLEKQVLTLELRSDEWVAAYCKAETVHPGGQNPAIKWVTEFISRRNKAEGAEGGKELIGLVLSDDLHTSAGSTLIVKSEVVRKINGFDESFSRFQDPEFLIRVLKHGKLACVNETLLLRYETGSPSADSVAKADEHYRRTFAKEVEQLERQGIDVTGAHHYILARHFLNEGQLRTGFRYLRQSRKPEVRQLPGLLMNVYKGVRVNIG; encoded by the coding sequence ATGCCCCCGACTGTGAGTGTTATCGTCCCGACGTACAACCGTGCACACTCTTTGCCTCGAACCGTCGAGAGCGTTCTTTCACAGACGCTCGAAGATTTAGAACTCATCATCGTCGACGATGCATCGGACGACGACACCGCCTCGGTCGTCGATTCGTACGATGACGACCGAATACGGTTCTTCGAACACGACGAAAATCAGGGTGCGAGTGCCGCACGAAACACGGGAATAGAACACGCCGAGGGCGAATACATGGCGTTTCTCGACTCGGACGACGTGTGGCTACCCACGAAACTCGAAAAACAGGTTCTCACCCTAGAACTTCGCTCCGACGAGTGGGTTGCGGCGTACTGTAAGGCGGAAACCGTCCATCCGGGCGGACAGAACCCGGCGATAAAATGGGTGACGGAGTTCATTTCGCGTCGAAACAAAGCAGAAGGTGCGGAGGGCGGTAAGGAACTTATCGGCCTGGTATTGAGCGACGACCTTCACACCAGTGCGGGATCGACGCTCATCGTGAAGAGCGAGGTCGTTCGGAAAATCAACGGGTTCGACGAGTCGTTCTCCCGATTTCAGGACCCCGAGTTCCTCATCCGTGTCCTCAAGCACGGAAAACTCGCCTGCGTGAACGAAACGCTCCTCCTCCGCTACGAGACGGGGTCACCGTCGGCGGATTCGGTGGCAAAAGCTGACGAACACTACCGTCGGACGTTCGCAAAAGAAGTCGAGCAACTAGAACGACAGGGAATAGACGTGACCGGAGCACATCACTATATCCTCGCTAGACATTTCCTGAACGAAGGACAGCTCAGGACGGGATTCCGGTACCTCCGCCAGTCGCGTAAACCGGAAGTACGACAGCTACCCGGCTTGCTGATGAACGTTTACAAGGGAGTTAGAGTAAATATCGGATGA
- a CDS encoding DUF58 domain-containing protein, which yields MTETHRWRGVIALSLAAGAVGLAVNRPSMLLLAVIGVVFAAYPSVTGEPEPKLRLERRLSNSTPQPGDEVTVTVTVTNEGGFLPDVRIVDGVPALLSVSGGSPRKGVAFWPGRSVSFSYRVQAKHGKHPFEPAVVVARDLSGAHEVETTVAADTELDCTGTETDSSLRDKTLDQVGRIVAQKGGSGIEFYRTREYRAGDAMHRIDWNRYARTGSLTTVEYREENAATVVVLVDARAVAYRASTDEPHAVAYSVSAAEQLLASLHRDRNLVGLAAFGREMCWLEPGAGRSHRANAQQLLATHTAFASFPPTEEADHGEQLEQLRMRLPSAAQVVLLSPLSDQAIIETARRLDAYGHPVSVISPDVTDEESVGQRLAGVERRNRLSALRKADIPVIEWDPETPLAAALLNRPRRVHA from the coding sequence ATGACCGAAACACATCGTTGGCGCGGTGTCATCGCGCTCTCCCTCGCCGCCGGTGCGGTCGGTCTCGCCGTCAACCGTCCATCGATGCTTTTGCTCGCCGTGATCGGCGTCGTCTTTGCGGCGTACCCGAGCGTCACGGGGGAGCCAGAACCGAAGCTCCGACTCGAACGGCGACTCAGCAACAGTACACCACAGCCCGGGGACGAAGTCACGGTAACGGTGACGGTGACGAACGAGGGTGGGTTCCTCCCCGACGTTCGCATCGTGGACGGGGTACCCGCACTGCTTTCGGTTTCCGGCGGTTCCCCGCGGAAAGGGGTCGCCTTCTGGCCCGGTCGCTCGGTGAGTTTTTCGTATCGGGTACAGGCCAAGCACGGGAAACACCCGTTCGAACCCGCCGTCGTCGTCGCCCGTGATCTGAGCGGCGCACACGAGGTGGAAACGACCGTGGCCGCGGATACGGAACTCGACTGTACCGGGACCGAGACCGATAGTTCGCTCCGGGACAAGACGCTCGACCAGGTCGGTCGCATCGTCGCCCAAAAAGGCGGGAGCGGCATCGAATTCTACCGAACCCGCGAGTATCGTGCCGGGGACGCCATGCACCGCATCGACTGGAACCGATACGCTCGAACCGGCTCCTTGACGACCGTCGAATACCGCGAGGAGAACGCCGCGACGGTCGTCGTTCTCGTGGACGCACGGGCCGTCGCCTACCGGGCTTCGACGGACGAACCACACGCGGTTGCGTACAGCGTTTCCGCGGCGGAACAGCTGCTCGCGTCGCTGCATCGTGATCGTAATCTCGTCGGTCTCGCGGCGTTCGGCCGCGAGATGTGCTGGTTGGAACCCGGTGCGGGACGGTCACATCGAGCGAATGCCCAACAGTTGCTTGCGACACATACCGCGTTCGCATCGTTTCCGCCGACTGAAGAAGCGGACCACGGGGAACAGCTCGAACAGCTCCGTATGCGGCTTCCCAGCGCAGCACAAGTGGTGTTGCTCTCCCCGCTCTCGGATCAAGCCATCATCGAGACGGCGCGTCGCCTCGACGCGTACGGACACCCCGTGAGCGTCATCAGCCCCGACGTAACCGACGAGGAAAGCGTCGGCCAACGGCTCGCTGGCGTCGAACGGAGAAACCGACTCAGTGCGCTTCGAAAGGCGGATATTCCGGTCATCGAGTGGGACCCAGAGACGCCGCTCGCCGCGGCACTGCTGAATCGCCCACGGAGGGTGCACGCATGA
- a CDS encoding DUF4129 domain-containing protein, with protein MNTDRLLAAGIALCCIFAIGTSASTLGKAVHTNPDDVIDVNYKSLPINPTDAGELKREAQSKGAPTASQSNDQQQQSNQQQRQSSASKQAKHSKSKSSWQKMEFLDDLLALLRELVRWLVWIVPVFVIVGGVAVGVRFHDRLFGGSDERNAGGYERTPTPAPTPDPSNEIEQAWWAMVERFGVDRPHTKTPGECAREAIDAGGDEDAVRALTRTFEEVRYGGEPITDDRLGRIHHETDRLGMGS; from the coding sequence ATGAACACGGATAGACTCCTCGCAGCGGGCATCGCGTTGTGTTGTATCTTCGCCATCGGCACGTCAGCTTCGACGCTCGGGAAGGCGGTTCACACCAATCCCGACGACGTCATCGATGTCAATTACAAGTCGCTTCCCATCAACCCGACCGACGCAGGGGAGTTGAAACGGGAAGCTCAATCGAAGGGGGCACCGACGGCATCACAGTCGAACGATCAACAGCAGCAGTCGAACCAGCAACAACGTCAATCCAGCGCGAGCAAGCAAGCAAAGCACTCGAAATCGAAATCGTCGTGGCAGAAGATGGAGTTCCTCGACGACCTCCTCGCGCTGCTTCGGGAACTCGTCCGATGGCTGGTTTGGATCGTTCCGGTCTTCGTCATCGTCGGCGGCGTCGCGGTCGGCGTTCGCTTCCACGACCGGTTGTTCGGCGGGTCGGACGAGCGGAACGCCGGGGGATACGAACGAACACCAACACCGGCACCGACACCTGATCCGTCGAACGAAATCGAGCAGGCGTGGTGGGCGATGGTCGAACGCTTCGGCGTCGATCGACCACACACCAAAACCCCCGGAGAATGTGCACGCGAGGCCATCGACGCGGGTGGCGACGAGGACGCCGTTCGTGCCCTGACGCGCACGTTCGAAGAGGTCCGGTATGGCGGAGAACCGATCACCGACGACCGACTCGGCCGAATTCACCACGAAACCGACAGACTCGGGATGGGATCATGA
- a CDS encoding glycosyltransferase, producing the protein MKVLQLVTTPRPFFDLQIRELEERNIECTTVTVPRPAEGGRSITDYLRYYPTVLRHSLSEYDLVHANYGLVTPFALAQPIRPLVITFWGTDLMSENGWLPRLSTAVARQADAVILPTKAMAANYSGPHSLIPFGVDTERFRPIPQQEARERIGWDSDVPIILFPYDTSRDVKDFARAKRIVEQADVDADLRAVSGVPHEKIPYYMNASDVLLVSSKREAGPMVVKEAAACNLPVISTDVGFVREVLDGVSNCTVSNVDSELVSAVEDVLTRGDPSDGRTAIDGLSVDEMADSIVDVYDRVLADRGSKVAGSR; encoded by the coding sequence ATGAAGGTGTTACAACTCGTCACGACACCGCGTCCGTTCTTCGACCTCCAGATTCGAGAATTGGAGGAACGAAACATCGAGTGCACGACGGTAACGGTCCCCCGTCCGGCGGAGGGTGGCCGTTCGATAACCGACTATCTACGCTATTATCCCACGGTACTCCGTCATTCGCTCTCCGAGTACGACCTCGTCCACGCGAACTACGGCCTCGTCACCCCCTTCGCGCTCGCTCAACCCATTCGCCCGCTCGTGATCACGTTTTGGGGAACCGACCTGATGAGCGAAAACGGGTGGCTCCCCCGTCTCAGTACGGCAGTTGCGCGGCAGGCGGATGCGGTTATCCTGCCGACGAAAGCGATGGCCGCCAACTACTCCGGTCCCCACTCGCTCATCCCGTTCGGCGTCGATACCGAACGCTTTCGACCGATCCCACAGCAGGAAGCCCGCGAACGGATCGGCTGGGATTCCGACGTCCCCATCATCCTCTTTCCGTACGACACCTCGCGGGACGTCAAGGATTTCGCGCGGGCGAAACGCATCGTCGAGCAGGCCGACGTCGATGCCGACCTGCGTGCAGTGTCCGGCGTTCCACACGAGAAAATCCCGTACTACATGAACGCGAGCGACGTCCTCCTCGTCAGTTCGAAACGGGAGGCCGGACCGATGGTCGTCAAGGAGGCCGCGGCGTGTAACCTGCCGGTCATCTCGACCGATGTCGGGTTCGTTCGTGAAGTGCTCGACGGCGTTTCGAACTGCACCGTCTCGAACGTTGACAGTGAACTGGTTTCCGCGGTCGAAGACGTGCTCACCCGGGGTGACCCTTCGGACGGGCGAACTGCAATAGACGGACTGAGCGTCGATGAAATGGCTGACTCGATCGTTGACGTGTACGACCGAGTGCTCGCTGATCGCGGTTCGAAAGTGGCGGGGTCTCGGTAA